The sequence ATGTTCTGGGCCGTTATTGCTACCGTCACCACTGGAGGTGGTGCGGTCACAGTCACGTTGATGAAGGCCACCACCACAGGTTGCAGCGGAGTGTGGTTATTGTTGACAAGCTCAGCGGAGAACATGTGCAGGCCGAGGCTCAGGTTGGTCCAAACGTAGGACTTGGCAGCCGATGCCGCATATGTCCCTGCCGCTGTGAACGCGTCGACATTCGGGGTAGTGGGGGGAACCACATCGAGGAAATAGTGGATATGACCTTCGCCCGAAATGCTGGCTTGGCCGAATTTGCTCACCAGGTCGAAGTTTTGAACGGCCACGCCGATGGTGACGTTAGGCCCGGCAATTGAGGCTCCATCGATCGGACTGGTGATCCGCAATTCCGGAGGTAGTGGCGGCAACACGGTAATGTTCACTGAAGAGACAACGGCCGGTTGCAGGGGAGTGTGGTTGTTGTTGACCAATTCAGCGGAGAACATGTGCTGTCCAGGTGTAACGTTGGTCCATTCATAGGACGTACTGACCGAGGCGACATAGGTGCCAGCCGCAGTGAAGGCCTCAACATTGGGAGCGGTCGGCGGAGATACGTCCATGAAGTAATGTATGTGGCCCTCTCCTGGCACGCTGGCCTGGCCGAACTTGCTAACGATGTTGAAGTTCTGGACGGAGACGTTCACCGTTATGATGGGGCCGGCTATCGAAGCCCCTGATGAGGGGGACGTAATGGATAGAGCAGGAGCATTGGACTTGTTTGTCCCGCCCATCGACAACGCGACGGCCGCCGCTACCACGATTATGACGATTACGATCGCAACCAGCGCAACCATTGTGCCTCTTTTCATTTTTTTCCCCCTCCAATTGTCTTCTCCACCTCGTGATCTTTAGAACCTTCGGTCACCCCATCATCATCGCATCGGGGGCGGCCTGCATTGCTCCGAATATGTTACCTTCGGTATCCTGGAAATAGACCAATGTTCCCACTTTGGGGATCTCCATCTTGGGGACCAATATCTTGCCGCCGTTCGTGTTTATCTTGGCAATCGTATCGTCTATCGAAGCGACCATGATCGTACTGATGACGGATTGGGGCAGCTGCGTCTTCGCCTGTATCGCTCCGTTTATGCCTGGTTCGGACTTCTCCCCGGCGGTGACAAGCCAATACTCCATGCTGTTGTCCCCATACTTCTCATACTTCCAGCCGAACACCCTTTCATAAAAGGCCATCGCCCTCTTTGGGTCATCGGCAGCTATCTCGAAATGCATAACTTTGGGCATTTTGGAACCTCGCTGTTCGGTTCGAGCGCTCATTATATAATGAATGCTCAAGGAGAATGAGCAAGAATGGTCCTTAGTCCGTTGAATGACCGGCCAGCGTTTGGCCCGCTGTTGAAAGGGACGGGAAAGGGTTTCGGATGTCTGAGCGGGCTCACTTCCACTCATAGGCAGTGGCCTTGAACTCCATCATGTTGCCGTCAAGCTCCTTGACCACGATCATCGAATTCATCCAGGCATACTTTTCTGACTTGGTCATGAAGGTGATGACCATTATTCCCCTTATCGTCCCCTGGGTCCGCTTGGAATGGCCGGACCCCTTCCAGACGATTGTCTCGTTGTCCTGGGTCATCATCATTCCATGCCACTTGCCGTGTGCTTTATTGTCCATTCCTATCCAGATCGTTCCAGACCCCATGTTCATTCCGCTTGGGAACTTATCTGCTCCCGTCACATCGGAGTTGAACGATTGCTTCATCACGATGCCGTTGGCATCGATGGATTCCACGTACGTCATCGTCATCTTGCCTTTCTCTTCGAACAGCTTTTCTCCCGTTGACATTTTGAAGACCTCAAAAGAAGGTTCTGGGGGGCCAGTATTACTATTTTGTACGTCGCAACATCGAAATTATGGGCATCGTTCAAGGAATGAAAGGGTTGGCATCGGATTCTATTTTGCTCATGTGCTTCGACGGGTTTCACGGGTTGACCGATGAAGGTCGCTTAGACAATTTGTGGACAGCCCGTCTAAGCAGCTCCAATAGGACGATGACGGGGACAATGGAATAAAGCATGACCCAAACCCCCAAAGGAAATGCTGCGGTTCCCAGGGCCATCTGAAGGATCGGGACATATACCATCAACAGCAACAGTCCAAACTCAAGAAGCACCGAGAATATCAGCCATCTGTTGTGTTCCCTTCCCCTCCATGAAAGCCGGATGAGGTCAGAGCGAACCGAAATAATGGTCCCCAGTTGACCGGCGACTATACCGGAAAAAACAGCGGTCGTACCCAGAAGATAACCGTTCTGGTCCGACATCGTGCCCATGCCGATCGTCCATCCGTGCTGAGACCAGATGTTCAAACATATCATCAGGGCAAACACCCCGATCAGTGAGCCGAGGATCATCGTCCTGGCAAGCGCAGTTCTGCCGAAGATACGGGAGGCCCTGGACCTGGGTGGACGCTCCATGGTGCCCGGCTCAGGAGGGTCGAGGGTAAGTGACAATGAGGTTGGGATCTCCAGAATGAGATCGATGGCCAATATCTGGATTATTGTCAGGGGCAGGGGCGTGTGCAGCATTATGAAAACAATAAAGGCGACCAGTTCAGCCCAGTTGTGCGTGAACACGTATAACATGAATCTCTTGAGGTTGTCAAATACGGCCCGACCTTCTTCAACGCTTTTTACAATGGATGCAAAATTATCGTCCAGGAGCACCATGTCCGCAGATTCCCTGGCCACGTCGGTGCCGGACCGCCCCATGGCGATTCCGACATCTCCCTCGAGCAAGGCAGGGGAATCATTTACTCCATCCCCGGTGACTGCGACGACCTCGCCCGCCTTCCTTAGCAGTCTGACCACCCGGAGTTTCTGGCCAGCGGTGATCCGGGCAAAAACGATCTCCCTCTCCTCCAGTCGCTTCGATAGTGTGAGGTCGTCAATCATTTCCATCTGACCTCCGGTGACGATCATGGCGGAGTCTGAGGTGACGATCCCCGCTTTCATGGCGATCGATCTGGCAGTCAGCTCGTGATCTCCAGTCAGCATGATGATGCGGATCCCAGCGGCCTTAGCTCTTCTTGCCGCCTCGGGCACCTCCTTCCTAGGGGGATCTAGAAAGGCCACTAATCCAAGGAACACCAGTGCGTTCTCAATATTGTCCGGATCCTTCACGTCCGCCGTACTCAGTCCGGTACGGTAGGCTATGGCCAGCACCCGATAGGCCTGGTCACTGAACATGTTGATCGTGTGAACGACATCAGCCCTTTCTTCATCGGACAAGGGCTTTGTCTCATCGTACAATCGAATGGAAACGCAGCGCTCCAGGACCTCCATGCCTGCCCCTTTGACGTATGCCTTCACGTTGCCTCGAGAATCCTTGGCCAAGGTGGTCATCATCTTTCGAGATGGGTCGAAGGGTATCTGGCCTACCCGCTCGATACCTGCAATGATCTTTTGTTCGAGAGCTCCAGCTTTGTTTGCCAGCACGATGAGGGCGGCCTCCATCGGGTCGCCGATGGCGGTCCATCGCCCCTTTCCTGGCCCAGAGGGCGGAGAAAGGGTTGAGTTGTTGTTGATCAGAATTGCCTGGCTTAAGATCTTCAGATCATCCCTTTGAGAGCAGCTGACCGCTTTGCTCAAAACGAAAACGGAGCCGCTAGGCTCATAACCCTCTCCCGACACTTCCAGGACCTCTCCGCTCAGCCAGACCTTCCTGGCGGTCATCTGTCCTTCCGTTATTGTACCGGTCTTATCTACGCATATCACCGTGGCCGAACCAAGCGTCTCCACGGCGGACAGACGCTTCACCACCATGTTCTGCTTGGCCATGGCCAGACTGCTCAGAGCCAACGCCAGCGTGACGGTGACCTGCAGCCCTTCAGGCACCAGCGAGATCATCACCCCGATCATGAACAACAGACCGAGGGTCACGCTCAGATCGAGATAGAAAACTGAGACCAAAAAGAAGGCGAACCCTACCAGGATAGCCAGGTAGAAATTCAGTCGGGCCGTGCGGTTTAGCTCCATCTGCAGGGGGCTCGGAGGCTCCTCGACATCCATGGCCAGAGAGACGATGTGACCGAATTGGGTGTTCGACCCTGTGGCTAGGACCACGGCGATTCCCGTTCCGGAGAGAACGTTGGTTCCGGCTAACACGATATTCTTCCTTGAGCTGATGCCCGATCCAGGCTGGACGATTTCCCTTGATGAGGTCCTAGGCTGGGGGTCCGACTCTCCGGTTATGGAGGAATTGTCCACATTGAGGTTGTGGCATTCGATGACCCTCCCATCGGCCGGTATCCGATCGCCTTCCTCCAAGACCAGCAGATCACCGGGCACGATCCCGGTCACTGGTACCTGTACCTCGTTGCCATCGCGCATCACCTTAGAGTTCTGGGGCACCAGCTCGCGTATCGCATCCATGGTGCGCTCCGCCCTCCTCTCCTGTATCAGGCTGAAGAGAATGCTGATCAAGACGACCATGAGGATGACGGCACCCATGAAGATCGAGCTCTGGTCATCGGAGACGTAACCCACGATGAAAGAAAGGATGGCGGCCAGGATCAATAGGATATTGAACAGATTGCGGAACTGGATGAGGAACTTTTGGTAGATCGCCCGATGTTTTGTGGGAAGCTGGTTGGGTCCGTGCTCCTTCAGTCTTCGGCCGATCTCCTCCTCTCTCAGCCCTTCCCTAGTTGTATTGAATGCACCCATTATCTCTTCGATGTCTTCCTCAGACCACTTAGGGTCTAGGGGTGGGAAAGGACCGGTTCCTCCCTCCCTCTCCCCATAGTCCGAATCCATTGAAATCACATCAACCCCAGAAAGAATGGTCAATATTGACAGCATTTAGACCATAACAGTTTGCCTCGGCCTACTAGATGAGAACATCCGTCCAAATCGTCCTTTTTGGCGTGTTCGGACAGTATATGGCTGTGCATTTTCTATTGAAAGTCAGAGGACAAGAGATATTACACCCTTCGATGTTGAACCTGTCCAACCAACGGTCGGCAAATTGCCGATGGGAGGCGGTTGGGTTGATATTCGATCGTATCGCAAGCGGTTTAACAAAGCACTATAAGAAAGTCTTGATCGTCTGGGTGATAGCCCTGCTGGTCTCTGTTCCGGCCATGTTGCAGGTGAACAGCGTGGTCCAGTATCAGGAATCTCAGATGGCTTCGGGGAGCTATGAGTCCCTACAGGCCCAGGACGTAATATCACAACAATTCCAAAGTTCGGTGGCCAATGGCACCATACTCGTCGTGATCCAATCGAATGACGTCACCGATGCCGCTTCCAGGGATTTTGTCCTCGATCTCCAGCAGAAGATCCAGTCCTCCCATGATATCAGGTTCTTAGAGAACGTGACCTCGGCCTATTCGGCCACCGGAATGATGATGGACCAGGTGGTCCTCCAGCTAGGCCCGGCCATGCGTCCAGCGCAAATGCAGGTGAACATGAGCGCGTTCCTGCTCTATGGCATCCCGGCGGCGCACATGTCCGCCTGGGTCCAGGTACATGCCGCGTATCCATCGCTTAACGTCACCGATACCGATGCTCTGACATTCAACCAGACCAAGGCATATCTTGATTCCTATCTCCAGTCGGTCAAGCCGCAGACCAGGGACTTGGCATACCGATACTACTTCGCAATAACCGACGCCTGGAACGCCACCGCGTCGAACCCTACCTTGGTCGCAGATCCGGTGTCACGTGCGAATGACTGCATAAACAATGTCGCCCGCGGGTTCATAGGAGAGTTGTCCGCTCCGGTCACCGATGCCGAGAAGAACGTAATGTATGCTGTACTGACCGCCTTTAACCTGGAAACGTTCTCCAACCAGACCTTGGTTCACGATTTCACCCTGGGAATGATCGGCAAGATGGCCAACATCACCAACATGATCTACCTTGAGGCAGTCTATAATCTTGACCCCACATATCAATTCGCGGAAGTGCATGCTTTCAATGAAGAGATCATCGGGAACGGAACGCTTGCCACCTATCCGATCAAGTTACCGGCCCAATTGCTCAGCAATCTGGTCGCCGAGAACAATAAGACCATGCTGTTCATGGCCACGTTCTCGGTGACATCTGCTTATACAGAGAACACCGGCGTCAAGCCGCTAGTGCAGGACGTCAATTTCATCCGCAACATAGTGTCACAGGTCAAGTCCGATACCGGCGCACCGGTCACAGTTTATGTGACCGGTGATGCGGCCATCTCCTCTGACATGGAGTCGAGCTCGATGAATGATATGGCCATCATCGAGCCGCTGACCATCGTGATCATAATCGTGCTGATGGGCGTGCTCTTCCGGTCGGTAGTGGCTCAGTGGATACCGCTCGGAGCGGTAGGCGTCGCGCTCGGAGTCAGCCAAGCACTCGTATTCGTAATAGGTTCATTGGTGGCGAACATCCAGTATACCGTCCTGACCATGCTCTTCGTGGTGCTGATGGGGGTGGGTACGGACTATTCCATCTTCCTCATGACCCGTTACCGGGAGGAAAGAATCAGGGGATCCACCCGTGAGCAGGCTGTTCACACCTCGGTCACCTGGGCGGGCGAGTCCATAGTGACCAGTGGGGCGACGGTGGTCATAGCCTTCTTCGCCATGGGACTGTCATCCTTCTCCATGGTGCAGACCATGGGCCTGGTGCTCGGTATGGCGATCGTGGTCGCACTGCTGGTAGCACTTACCCTGGTCCCGTCCCTGCTGATGCTGCTCGGCAATAGGATATTCTGGCCAACGACCGGTGAACGATGGAAGAGGTTCTCCGAAAAGACCATGCAAAAGAGAAAGGACGGCAAGCATGGATACTTCCACAAGGCCGCCAAGTTCTCGGTCCGTCATGCCAAGGTCATCCTCGTCGCGTCCGTATTGGTCTCGGTACCGGCCACATATCTGTACCTCACGACCGAGACCAGTTTCGATTTCATCGGAAGCATGGGCACGTCGGAGAGCACCACCGGGATGAACGCCATGACAGCCGATTTCGGTGCCGGAAGGATCATGCCGACCGATGTCGTGTTCGCAGGAAGCATCGTGATCTATAATGGGACCAGCTTCAACATGGCCTATCTGGACGCGGTAGAGAACGTCTCGAAGACCGTGGCAAGCAACTCCCTGGTTCAACAGGTGACAGGCCCGACACGGCCCTATGGAACTGTCATCGATTATCGCAACCTTTCATTGCTGCCAGCAGAGACGAAGGCACAGCTGGTCGAGGCCATGCTGCAGAGCGTGGGAAAGGACAACAAGAGCGTTCTCCTCACCGTCGTGCTGAAGGAACAGCCAATGGCGGCAAAATCGGTCAACCTGATGCCGACCCTGCGCAGTGAGATCGCGCAGGAGAAGTCCACTGAACCTATCTTGGCCGGGACCAGCATAATGGTCGGAGGTTCCACCGCGGTCATCTATGACCTGAGCGTCCAGATGAACGAACAGTTCGGCACCATCGAACTTTTGGTGGTCGTCGGTATTTTCATCGTGCTGATGATCGTCCTCGGCTCCCTCCTGTTGCCTACGTTCGCCGTGGTCTCCATAGCCATGAGCATCTCCTGGTCATTCGCTGCCACGTCCCTGGTCTTCGGCAGCTGGCTGGACAAGCCCATCCTCTGGATGGTGCCATTGATCCTGTTCATCATGCTGATGGGCATAGGCATGGACTACAACGTGTTCATCCTTACGCGTATCAGGGAAGAGGTGCACAAGGGCAAGGACACCAACGAAGCGGTGGTGGATGCCGTCGACTGGACGGGAGGCATCATCACCGCCTTGGCCCTTATCATGGGCGGTGCTTTCGGATCGATGATGCTTTCCAGCAACACCATGCTCCAGGAGTTCGGCTTCGCTCTGGCCTTCGCCATACTGGTCGATGCCATGGTGGTGCGCACCTACATCGTACCGGCGGCCATGTCGCTGATGGGAAAACGTGCCTGGTGGGCACCCGGAAGGTTGCAGAGAGAAGGGCGCATGGAGAAGTCGCAGAAGAAGGAGTGACCGAGAAAGACAAAATTGACCTTGCCTGCGCTACCTATTGCCAATCTTCCTTCTGGCCAGCACGGCTCTTGGTCAATCCCTTCCGGGAAAGGTATTCGTAGGCCGAGATGGCGGCCACTGCGCCCTGGCCTACGGATACCGATATCTGCTTCTCAGCGACGTCGGTCACATCCCCGGCCACATACAATCCGGGAGTGGCGGTCGATTGGTCCCTGTTGGCCAAGACCTCTCCTATATCATTCATCTCCGCCAGTCCTCGCAACGGAGCGGAGTTCGGGCTGAGACCGATCTCCAGGAACACCCCGTCCACCGATAGATCGATGGCTTCCTTCCCGTCTATCGATGAAAGTCGGATGCCAGAGAACTTCTCCGTGCCCAGGAACGATTCCACCGTCATCGGCGTATGGACCTTGACCTTTGCAGAGCCGAGCACCTGTTTGACCAGCAGCTCGTCGGCGGTGAAATCTGTCCTCCGGTGGACCAGATGCACCTCGCGGGCGAACCTTATCAGGTCCCGGGCGGAGGTAAAGGCGGAATTGCCGCCGCCCACCACCGCGACCCTCTTGTCCTGGTAGAGAGGGGCATCGCAGTTGGCGCAGAATCCGATCCCCCTGCCAATGAAATGCTCCTCGTTAGGCACACCTAGCTTCCGATACTCCTTACCAGCGCAATAGATGACGGCGTTGCCGGTATACCTCTTACCATCCTCTGTCATGACCGCGAAGGAATCCCCTTCCTTCCGAACGTCGATGACGGCGCTCCCGATCGACTCTGAGACGGGATACCTCTCGAAGTGCTCTCGGAAAACCTCGGACAGATCGCCACCGCCTACCGAGGGGAAACCCAGATAATTGTCCACGGTCCCGGTATAGGTCATCTGACCTCCTATCTTAGAGGCGATCATCGCCACATCCAACCCTTTGCGGGAGGCATAGAGCGCAGCCGACATAGCGGCTGGCCCGGCACCGACTATGAGGACCTCGTAGCCGTGGCGAGGATCGACCTTCTTGGCCTTCCTTACGCCCTCGGAATCCCGGATCAGATCCTCTATCTCGCGGTATGCATCCGGATCGACCGCCTTAAGGATCTCAAGGTAGAGGTTCGCCGCCGGAACAGCTCCGTCGAATGTATGGGTTTCATTGATCACCGTCTTGGGTACGCCATACACATCATAGCGCTGGACCACTTGCGGGAACTCCGATGACTCGACCATGTCCGCTGTTATCAGATCGTTTACGAAAGCGAACTGGTGTGCCACATGCACCATCTTGGGACAATATGGGCAGGTGAGCGTGACGATGACCTGGATATGGACCTCCTTTTTGATCGCCTTGATCATCTCCTCCATCTCCGGCGGCAATCCGGAATGGCCGGTCGAGGCCATCATGATGGCGGAGAGGAGCGACGGGAACTCATATCCGAGGGTGGTGCCATAGAACCTGATACCGTTCTCCTTGCTACCAATAACCAGGGTGGCCGGTACCTTGCTGATCTTGAACTTCGCTGCCAGTTCCTTGTCCTTTTCCAGAACCCGAACCTCCAGGGAGATCTTTTCTGAAAGGGCTGCCAATTCCTCCAACAATTGGGTCTGGGTCTCGCAGCCGGGGCATGCGCCCTTCTGAACGAAAAGGACAATCCGTATCGGACTGGCCATACCTTGGAGGACCTTGAGAAGTTCGGCCTTGCTCTTATCATCGAAAACACTGGTCTTTATTGCCTCGGCCGTGATTGATCACCTGAGTGAACGATTGAGGGGGCATAGGCCAAATATCTTCCTGTTTTGAACCTCGTGCGAAGTGAGGACCTGAGACCGCATTGGGACTAATGGGTTCTGAGTAAAGCGATGGCGTTCCCATCGTTCCCCACCCTCCAGCCGTCTATTATGACATCATCGATCGGCACCACTCCCGCCATTTCCCTCATCCCGACAATGCCTACCCTAATGGGGCTCTTCCCTCCGTCAGAATACCTGGCCAGCATAGCAGCGGCCTTATCGATGGTGCCGCGATCATGTCCTTCCACCAAGCACACCGGACCATTGACATCGATCGGTTCCAGTACGTCCATGTCTTCGTTGGCCAGATCCTTTAGCGTGTGATTCTCTCTTTCATTCCGGCCAATGATCACCTTGTTCCCGTCGACCCGGAAATGCCTGCCTGTCTTCAGAAGGAAGATATCCCTCATCGTCAAACGATCAGGGTGATGGACCATGTGATCGCTCAATTTTGCGGCGAACTCTTTGGAGGTAAGAAGACAACCCCCGGCTGGACATGGATAGTCAGCGATGCCGTTCTTTTCCGCCAGATCGATCTGGGTCTTCCTGCCCCTTCCAGTAATTGCCAAAAGCTTCTCCCGATCCACCCAGCCTTGTTTCTCAGCCTCCGTAGCAGGGAACAGTTTGGCTGAAAGGGGCCGCAGCAGCCTTCCTTCAAGACCGGTCTCTCGATCTATCAACTCCAAGGCCTTCCTATGCTGGCTCATCGGCCGTTGACCAAGCACCTCCCCGGTGAACAGGAATTTTGCACCCATCTGATCTGCGATCGCCTTGGCCTTACGTAGCATGAATATCCGGCAATCTATGCAGGGGTTCATTCCAGAGCCGCGCCCGTGCTTTGGATTCCTGACCACCTCAAGATACTCCTCGCCCTTGGCCACGTTGATCAGTTCAATTCCCAGTTCACGGGCGATGTTGGCCGCATGGCAGATCCCACCGGAATCGCAATTGCAGAAAGGTGAGGTGAACTTCAGGGCGACGACCTCGATTCCCTGATCCAGGACCAGCTTGGTGGCAAGTGAGCTGTCAAGACCGCCAGACAGGAGAGAGATTGCTAGCATAACAATCGTTAATGTTTGACTCAGCTATGAATCTATCCGTCGGGCAGTTTACCACTGCCACCAAGGGAAAGATCGTTCTGATCGGAGGCCATCGATGAATGACTAGATCCATCAGTATCTCTGCGTTATGATCAGAATCGAAAGGTG is a genomic window of Methanomassiliicoccales archaeon containing:
- a CDS encoding cupredoxin domain-containing protein, with translation MKRGTMVALVAIVIVIIVVAAAVALSMGGTNKSNAPALSITSPSSGASIAGPIITVNVSVQNFNIVSKFGQASVPGEGHIHYFMDVSPPTAPNVEAFTAAGTYVASVSTSYEWTNVTPGQHMFSAELVNNNHTPLQPAVVSSVNITVLPPLPPELRITSPIDGASIAGPNVTIGVAVQNFDLVSKFGQASISGEGHIHYFLDVVPPTTPNVDAFTAAGTYAASAAKSYVWTNLSLGLHMFSAELVNNNHTPLQPVVVAFINVTVTAPPPVVTVAITAQNIAFNTSLITVPAGATVKVNLNNLDSGIPHTFSVYTNSAATTPIFVGPAITGVSSTTYTFSAPTTPGTYFFRCDVHPSQMNGSFVVQ
- a CDS encoding VOC family protein yields the protein MPKVMHFEIAADDPKRAMAFYERVFGWKYEKYGDNSMEYWLVTAGEKSEPGINGAIQAKTQLPQSVISTIMVASIDDTIAKINTNGGKILVPKMEIPKVGTLVYFQDTEGNIFGAMQAAPDAMMMG
- a CDS encoding cation-transporting P-type ATPase, which codes for MDSDYGEREGGTGPFPPLDPKWSEEDIEEIMGAFNTTREGLREEEIGRRLKEHGPNQLPTKHRAIYQKFLIQFRNLFNILLILAAILSFIVGYVSDDQSSIFMGAVILMVVLISILFSLIQERRAERTMDAIRELVPQNSKVMRDGNEVQVPVTGIVPGDLLVLEEGDRIPADGRVIECHNLNVDNSSITGESDPQPRTSSREIVQPGSGISSRKNIVLAGTNVLSGTGIAVVLATGSNTQFGHIVSLAMDVEEPPSPLQMELNRTARLNFYLAILVGFAFFLVSVFYLDLSVTLGLLFMIGVMISLVPEGLQVTVTLALALSSLAMAKQNMVVKRLSAVETLGSATVICVDKTGTITEGQMTARKVWLSGEVLEVSGEGYEPSGSVFVLSKAVSCSQRDDLKILSQAILINNNSTLSPPSGPGKGRWTAIGDPMEAALIVLANKAGALEQKIIAGIERVGQIPFDPSRKMMTTLAKDSRGNVKAYVKGAGMEVLERCVSIRLYDETKPLSDEERADVVHTINMFSDQAYRVLAIAYRTGLSTADVKDPDNIENALVFLGLVAFLDPPRKEVPEAARRAKAAGIRIIMLTGDHELTARSIAMKAGIVTSDSAMIVTGGQMEMIDDLTLSKRLEEREIVFARITAGQKLRVVRLLRKAGEVVAVTGDGVNDSPALLEGDVGIAMGRSGTDVARESADMVLLDDNFASIVKSVEEGRAVFDNLKRFMLYVFTHNWAELVAFIVFIMLHTPLPLTIIQILAIDLILEIPTSLSLTLDPPEPGTMERPPRSRASRIFGRTALARTMILGSLIGVFALMICLNIWSQHGWTIGMGTMSDQNGYLLGTTAVFSGIVAGQLGTIISVRSDLIRLSWRGREHNRWLIFSVLLEFGLLLLMVYVPILQMALGTAAFPLGVWVMLYSIVPVIVLLELLRRAVHKLSKRPSSVNP
- a CDS encoding MMPL family transporter; protein product: MIVWVIALLVSVPAMLQVNSVVQYQESQMASGSYESLQAQDVISQQFQSSVANGTILVVIQSNDVTDAASRDFVLDLQQKIQSSHDIRFLENVTSAYSATGMMMDQVVLQLGPAMRPAQMQVNMSAFLLYGIPAAHMSAWVQVHAAYPSLNVTDTDALTFNQTKAYLDSYLQSVKPQTRDLAYRYYFAITDAWNATASNPTLVADPVSRANDCINNVARGFIGELSAPVTDAEKNVMYAVLTAFNLETFSNQTLVHDFTLGMIGKMANITNMIYLEAVYNLDPTYQFAEVHAFNEEIIGNGTLATYPIKLPAQLLSNLVAENNKTMLFMATFSVTSAYTENTGVKPLVQDVNFIRNIVSQVKSDTGAPVTVYVTGDAAISSDMESSSMNDMAIIEPLTIVIIIVLMGVLFRSVVAQWIPLGAVGVALGVSQALVFVIGSLVANIQYTVLTMLFVVLMGVGTDYSIFLMTRYREERIRGSTREQAVHTSVTWAGESIVTSGATVVIAFFAMGLSSFSMVQTMGLVLGMAIVVALLVALTLVPSLLMLLGNRIFWPTTGERWKRFSEKTMQKRKDGKHGYFHKAAKFSVRHAKVILVASVLVSVPATYLYLTTETSFDFIGSMGTSESTTGMNAMTADFGAGRIMPTDVVFAGSIVIYNGTSFNMAYLDAVENVSKTVASNSLVQQVTGPTRPYGTVIDYRNLSLLPAETKAQLVEAMLQSVGKDNKSVLLTVVLKEQPMAAKSVNLMPTLRSEIAQEKSTEPILAGTSIMVGGSTAVIYDLSVQMNEQFGTIELLVVVGIFIVLMIVLGSLLLPTFAVVSIAMSISWSFAATSLVFGSWLDKPILWMVPLILFIMLMGIGMDYNVFILTRIREEVHKGKDTNEAVVDAVDWTGGIITALALIMGGAFGSMMLSSNTMLQEFGFALAFAILVDAMVVRTYIVPAAMSLMGKRAWWAPGRLQREGRMEKSQKKE
- a CDS encoding FAD-dependent oxidoreductase, with amino-acid sequence MTAEAIKTSVFDDKSKAELLKVLQGMASPIRIVLFVQKGACPGCETQTQLLEELAALSEKISLEVRVLEKDKELAAKFKISKVPATLVIGSKENGIRFYGTTLGYEFPSLLSAIMMASTGHSGLPPEMEEMIKAIKKEVHIQVIVTLTCPYCPKMVHVAHQFAFVNDLITADMVESSEFPQVVQRYDVYGVPKTVINETHTFDGAVPAANLYLEILKAVDPDAYREIEDLIRDSEGVRKAKKVDPRHGYEVLIVGAGPAAMSAALYASRKGLDVAMIASKIGGQMTYTGTVDNYLGFPSVGGGDLSEVFREHFERYPVSESIGSAVIDVRKEGDSFAVMTEDGKRYTGNAVIYCAGKEYRKLGVPNEEHFIGRGIGFCANCDAPLYQDKRVAVVGGGNSAFTSARDLIRFAREVHLVHRRTDFTADELLVKQVLGSAKVKVHTPMTVESFLGTEKFSGIRLSSIDGKEAIDLSVDGVFLEIGLSPNSAPLRGLAEMNDIGEVLANRDQSTATPGLYVAGDVTDVAEKQISVSVGQGAVAAISAYEYLSRKGLTKSRAGQKEDWQ